A DNA window from Calditrichota bacterium contains the following coding sequences:
- a CDS encoding purine-nucleoside phosphorylase, which produces MVSEAKKVSALRKQIEETIAFLRTKTDAMPEIGIILGSGLGALVDDIEIEIVIPYEQIPNFPISTVEFHAGKLIFGKLSGKSVVAMQGRFHYYEGYSMKQITFPVRVMKFLGVTKLIVSNACGGINPAFKPGTIMIMQDHINLLGDNPLVGENDDSLGPRFPDMSEPYSRELIDLAEKVASELGLTVKKGVYAALTGPNLETAAEYRFLRIIGADVVGMSTVPEDIVAVHMGMKALGLSVITDACVPEELKPANVPEIIRIAKETEPKLTAIIKKVVAQM; this is translated from the coding sequence ATGGTTTCGGAGGCGAAGAAAGTGAGTGCGTTGAGAAAACAGATCGAGGAAACGATTGCTTTTCTGCGAACAAAGACAGATGCGATGCCGGAGATTGGCATTATTTTGGGCAGCGGATTGGGCGCGTTAGTGGATGATATTGAAATTGAAATTGTGATTCCCTATGAACAAATCCCCAATTTTCCGATTTCCACGGTCGAATTTCATGCCGGAAAATTGATTTTTGGCAAATTGAGCGGAAAATCTGTGGTCGCCATGCAGGGAAGATTTCACTACTATGAAGGCTATTCGATGAAGCAAATCACGTTCCCGGTGCGGGTGATGAAGTTTTTGGGCGTGACGAAATTGATCGTTTCCAATGCTTGCGGCGGGATAAATCCGGCTTTCAAGCCGGGGACGATAATGATTATGCAAGATCACATCAACTTATTGGGCGACAATCCGCTCGTCGGGGAAAATGATGACTCTTTAGGACCCAGATTCCCGGATATGTCTGAACCTTATTCCCGGGAACTGATAGACCTCGCGGAAAAAGTCGCTTCTGAATTGGGTTTGACTGTCAAAAAAGGCGTTTATGCCGCTTTGACCGGGCCAAATTTAGAAACTGCTGCCGAATATCGTTTTTTGCGCATTATCGGAGCGGATGTCGTTGGCATGTCCACTGTGCCGGAGGATATCGTCGCCGTGCACATGGGCATGAAAGCGCTGGGACTGTCCGTTATCACCGATGCTTGTGTGCCGGAAGAATTGAAGCCGGCGAATGTCCCGGAAATCATTCGCATCGCCAAAGAAACCGAGCCGAAACTCACGGCAATTATCAAAAAGGTTGTTGCACAAATGTGA